In Clostridium swellfunianum, a genomic segment contains:
- a CDS encoding adenylate kinase, which produces MRIVLLGAPGSGKGTQAKLICDYFKIPHISTGDIFRAEIKKMTPLGLEAKKYIQRGNLVPDDLTISIVKESLNKSENSDGFLLDGFPRNIYQAKKLNLLLTEDKKYIDKVYLIDVTQDVILERIGGRRYCSRCGASYHIRFNPSKLDDRCEACGEVLIHRSDDKEDIVLDRLTVYNKAIQPIVNYYKKLGILEKIHGDANPSEIFSSIRSSLMVV; this is translated from the coding sequence TTGAGGATAGTGTTATTAGGTGCACCAGGGTCAGGTAAGGGAACTCAAGCTAAATTAATTTGTGATTATTTTAAAATACCTCATATATCAACTGGGGATATTTTTCGTGCTGAAATTAAAAAGATGACTCCCTTAGGACTTGAGGCAAAGAAGTATATTCAAAGGGGAAATTTGGTACCTGATGATTTAACAATTTCTATAGTTAAAGAAAGTCTCAATAAATCAGAAAATAGTGATGGATTTTTGCTGGATGGATTTCCTAGAAATATATATCAGGCTAAGAAACTAAACTTATTATTGACTGAAGATAAAAAGTATATCGATAAGGTTTATTTGATTGATGTAACTCAAGATGTTATTTTAGAAAGAATTGGGGGAAGGAGGTACTGCAGTAGATGTGGTGCTAGCTATCATATTAGATTTAATCCATCTAAGTTGGATGATAGGTGTGAAGCATGTGGAGAAGTTTTAATTCATAGAAGTGATGATAAGGAAGATATAGTTTTAGACAGGCTTACCGTTTATAATAAGGCTATACAGCCTATTGTAAATTACTATAAGAAACTTGGTATATTAGAAAAAATTCATGGTGACGCAAATCCAAGTGAGATTTTTAGCAGCATACGCAGCTCTTTAATGGTTGTTTGA
- a CDS encoding adenylate kinase produces MRILLLGAPGAGKGTHAKLICESLNIPHISTGDIFRDNIRKNTFLGIQARSYMEKGELVPDELTVAAVKNRLEKEDCSSGFLLDGFPRNINQAGNLNKMLSDTNQRIDAVLFMEAPDKLILERLTERRYCSKCGRIYNNKFNPSEVEGVCDSCGDVLLQRKDDKKEVILERLAIYNKTIKPLVDLYNILGLLHKIEVTNNIEEVFYKISKTLEAV; encoded by the coding sequence ATGAGAATATTATTATTAGGGGCCCCAGGAGCTGGAAAAGGAACACATGCAAAACTAATATGCGAAAGCTTAAATATACCTCATATTTCTACTGGAGACATATTTAGAGATAATATAAGAAAAAATACATTTTTAGGAATACAGGCAAGAAGTTATATGGAAAAAGGGGAGTTAGTTCCAGATGAGCTGACTGTAGCTGCTGTAAAAAATAGGCTTGAAAAAGAGGATTGCAGCAGTGGGTTTTTATTAGATGGCTTTCCAAGAAATATAAATCAAGCCGGAAATTTAAATAAAATGTTATCTGACACAAATCAGAGAATTGATGCTGTTTTATTTATGGAGGCACCAGATAAGCTCATACTTGAAAGACTCACTGAGAGAAGGTATTGCAGCAAATGTGGAAGAATTTATAACAATAAATTTAATCCTTCTGAAGTTGAAGGCGTATGTGATAGTTGCGGGGATGTATTACTTCAGCGAAAAGATGACAAGAAAGAAGTAATTTTGGAAAGGCTTGCAATTTATAATAAGACTATAAAGCCTCTAGTGGATTTATATAACATACTAGGTTTACTCCATAAAATAGAAGTTACCAATAATATTGAGGAAGTATTTTATAAAATTTCAAAAACATTAGAAGCTGTTTAG
- a CDS encoding DODA-type extradiol aromatic ring-opening family dioxygenase, with translation MVSSLFVCHGGPTLVIEDNEYTRFLKEIGKRIKPKAIVVFTAHWENEITTISSTNDNYRMIYDFYGFPKELYSIKYNARGSVEIASRLQAMLKAVDIDSQLDSKRGLDHGVWDILYLMYPEADIPVVQVSVNPNMPMDKQYNLGSAIKDLGSEDILVIGSGSTVHNLGTIDWNAAEAVQWAVEFDNWLIENVENNGKKALFEYRNLAPNAKAAVPREEHIVPLFVAMGSGQGNFPKVLHRSYSYGTLSYICIEF, from the coding sequence ATGGTTAGTTCTTTATTTGTATGCCATGGTGGACCTACACTTGTAATTGAAGATAATGAATACACAAGATTCCTTAAAGAAATAGGAAAGAGAATAAAGCCTAAAGCAATAGTTGTTTTTACTGCACACTGGGAAAATGAGATTACTACAATATCCTCTACTAATGATAACTATAGAATGATTTACGATTTTTATGGATTTCCAAAAGAACTTTATTCCATAAAGTATAATGCAAGGGGTTCAGTAGAAATTGCATCTAGGCTGCAAGCTATGCTCAAAGCAGTGGATATAGACAGTCAATTGGATAGTAAAAGAGGATTGGACCACGGCGTTTGGGATATACTTTATTTAATGTACCCTGAAGCAGATATACCGGTTGTTCAAGTATCAGTTAATCCTAACATGCCAATGGACAAACAATATAACCTCGGTAGCGCAATTAAAGATCTTGGCAGTGAAGATATTTTAGTAATTGGTAGTGGTTCAACTGTTCATAATTTAGGAACTATAGACTGGAACGCTGCTGAAGCGGTGCAATGGGCAGTAGAATTCGATAACTGGCTTATTGAAAATGTAGAAAATAACGGTAAAAAGGCATTATTTGAATACCGAAACCTAGCACCAAATGCCAAAGCTGCTGTGCCGAGGGAAGAGCATATTGTACCTTTGTTTGTAGCTATGGGAAGCGGTCAAGGTAACTTCCCTAAGGTGCTTCATAGAAGTTATTCATATGGGACTTTAAGTTACATTTGTATTGAGTTTTAA
- a CDS encoding GNAT family N-acetyltransferase produces MKAGKVLLRQEVFSSDAWKLIEWLEDTEITQYLNEKQNVGNSIRQVISRVNLPILTHLFNQDGSFFILTTPEDEPIGFLRLIPKGNNTEMVIVIGDKKRWGMGLGSSAIFQGLKHAFFQWRSDKVVAKIKFKNERSVRVFKKVGFKKEKELLKEAQYAISIDEFLKSAA; encoded by the coding sequence ATGAAGGCTGGTAAGGTGTTATTACGACAAGAAGTCTTTTCATCAGACGCTTGGAAGCTTATCGAGTGGCTTGAGGATACTGAGATAACACAGTATTTGAATGAGAAGCAGAATGTAGGTAATAGCATTAGGCAAGTCATAAGCAGGGTGAACCTGCCTATTTTAACACATTTATTTAATCAGGATGGAAGTTTTTTTATTTTAACTACCCCGGAGGATGAGCCAATAGGTTTTTTAAGGCTTATTCCTAAAGGAAACAATACGGAAATGGTAATTGTTATTGGAGATAAAAAAAGATGGGGCATGGGCCTTGGCAGCAGTGCAATCTTTCAAGGTCTCAAGCATGCATTTTTTCAGTGGAGATCTGATAAGGTAGTTGCAAAAATAAAATTTAAAAATGAACGTTCTGTGAGAGTGTTTAAAAAAGTTGGCTTTAAAAAGGAAAAAGAGCTTTTAAAAGAAGCTCAGTATGCTATATCTATAGATGAATTTTTAAAGTCTGCTGCATAA
- a CDS encoding alpha/beta hydrolase, whose protein sequence is MKLAIISAGIVILLIAAYFAVGNYFYNYALNATNKKDFLENNPNLPSNKSINPEMTDAAKKADLDFLSQHPPIETSIISFDKLNLNAYVYKYDNVSHKWSIVVHGYNSSGKWMTRWARNFHEQGYNVLVPDLRGHGNSGGNYIGMGWNDRLDMLLWINKIIEMDSKAEIALFGISMGGATVMMTSGEDLPSNVKVIVEDCGYSSVNSVFAYQLNDMFGLPEFPVMTAANTVTKLRAGYSLYKASAVKQVAKSKLPTLFIHGDKDTFVPFKMLGEVYEASSAPKERLVIKGAAHGQAEAVDPNAYWNTLWSFVNKYIK, encoded by the coding sequence ATGAAGCTAGCCATAATTTCAGCAGGTATAGTAATTCTTTTAATCGCTGCTTACTTTGCTGTTGGCAATTACTTTTATAATTATGCTCTGAATGCAACTAACAAAAAGGATTTTTTAGAAAACAATCCTAATTTACCTTCAAATAAATCCATCAATCCTGAAATGACTGATGCAGCAAAAAAAGCCGACTTAGACTTTTTAAGCCAGCATCCGCCTATTGAAACATCAATTATTTCTTTTGATAAGCTAAATTTAAATGCTTATGTATACAAATATGATAACGTCAGTCATAAATGGTCAATAGTAGTTCATGGCTACAATAGCAGCGGTAAGTGGATGACGCGATGGGCTCGAAACTTTCATGAACAAGGATATAATGTTCTTGTACCTGACCTTCGGGGGCATGGAAATAGTGGAGGCAATTATATAGGCATGGGGTGGAATGATCGCTTAGATATGCTTCTATGGATCAATAAAATTATAGAAATGGATTCAAAGGCTGAAATTGCACTTTTCGGCATATCTATGGGAGGAGCCACAGTAATGATGACTTCCGGTGAAGACCTTCCTTCAAATGTTAAGGTTATTGTGGAAGACTGCGGGTATTCTTCTGTTAATAGTGTCTTTGCTTATCAGCTAAATGACATGTTTGGTTTACCTGAGTTTCCTGTAATGACAGCCGCTAATACAGTTACGAAATTACGCGCTGGTTATAGTCTTTACAAAGCCTCAGCAGTAAAACAAGTGGCTAAAAGTAAACTACCTACATTGTTTATACACGGAGATAAAGATACCTTCGTTCCCTTTAAAATGTTGGGTGAAGTATATGAAGCATCTTCTGCTCCAAAAGAAAGACTGGTTATAAAAGGAGCAGCTCACGGGCAAGCTGAGGCAGTTGATCCAAATGCCTACTGGAATACACTTTGGAGCTTTGTTAATAAATATATTAAATAG
- a CDS encoding DUF6143 family protein, translated as MVYESKCYSIDNWCSTPQQVVNIPITLFESLKGKYFVGQSEALWVGNGSNAWAGLFNPCNSGTNLFANVITISNFSDEYLTAEIWLNARLSEKGIVSQKVSPSNTALEPLPDNKVNIRYVQSTEDTPRGGVNIYDRIVPPNGTLVSEEDGKFIVPPCGNYTIYIKSSSVKPSKVIVALGWWEEKLK; from the coding sequence ATGGTTTATGAAAGCAAATGCTATTCTATTGATAACTGGTGCAGTACACCTCAGCAAGTAGTTAATATTCCAATCACGTTGTTTGAGTCTCTCAAAGGAAAGTATTTCGTAGGGCAGAGTGAAGCTCTATGGGTAGGAAATGGCTCTAATGCTTGGGCGGGCTTGTTTAATCCCTGTAATTCAGGGACAAACTTGTTTGCAAATGTGATAACTATATCTAATTTTTCGGATGAGTATTTAACTGCTGAAATATGGCTTAATGCAAGGCTTTCTGAAAAAGGAATTGTATCACAGAAGGTTTCTCCATCAAATACTGCTTTAGAGCCTTTGCCAGATAATAAGGTAAATATTAGATATGTGCAATCTACCGAAGATACTCCTCGAGGTGGAGTTAATATCTATGATAGAATTGTACCGCCAAATGGAACACTGGTGAGCGAGGAAGATGGTAAGTTTATTGTACCACCCTGTGGAAACTATACTATATATATTAAATCCTCAAGCGTAAAACCTTCTAAGGTTATTGTGGCTTTAGGATGGTGGGAAGAGAAGTTGAAATAA
- a CDS encoding Ger(x)C family spore germination protein, whose protein sequence is MKKAIAFIMIILTFVNCTGCWDQKIYEELGFIMQVGIEPSNSGDMMLSAVMPVVEERTKERTELIYTNANLVREFREKVRQISAQAVEAGKVQQFLISESLAYKGIYDLFDVIERDPINPPSAFVVITDGSPKAILEELKTLTDKPPSSKYIHDLIRSNIRASNVPESRIFQFTTQYFSPGIDPIVPILKLSSERGAGIEVTGSALFAGDKMVGKVDTKQTSLLLAMMGKVKNAVYISKALSNEERENNKKGGAITITKAKRKLLVDIKDDKPVVNISLKLNTVINEYKWNKSYDEKFQESIEHIIERDIKNVCEQTLKYTQEVGSDPLGVGDIVRAKHNNYWKKVNWEKDYKNVIFDISVDIDISNHGVIK, encoded by the coding sequence TTGAAAAAAGCAATAGCTTTTATAATGATTATATTGACATTTGTAAATTGCACAGGGTGTTGGGATCAAAAGATATATGAAGAATTAGGGTTTATTATGCAGGTTGGAATTGAACCCTCTAATTCAGGAGACATGATGTTATCAGCAGTTATGCCTGTGGTAGAGGAACGCACTAAAGAAAGAACCGAGTTAATTTATACTAATGCTAATTTGGTAAGAGAGTTTCGCGAGAAGGTAAGACAAATATCAGCACAAGCTGTTGAGGCTGGAAAGGTGCAGCAGTTTCTGATATCTGAATCCTTAGCATACAAAGGAATATATGATCTGTTTGACGTAATCGAAAGGGATCCTATAAATCCTCCTAGTGCCTTTGTTGTTATTACTGATGGCAGTCCAAAGGCGATACTCGAGGAATTAAAAACATTAACTGATAAACCCCCATCCTCAAAATATATTCATGATTTAATTAGAAGTAATATTCGAGCATCTAATGTACCAGAATCTAGAATATTTCAGTTTACAACCCAATATTTTAGTCCGGGTATCGACCCTATTGTACCTATTCTTAAATTGAGTAGTGAAAGGGGAGCGGGGATTGAAGTTACAGGTTCAGCGTTGTTTGCAGGTGATAAGATGGTAGGAAAAGTCGATACAAAACAAACATCGTTATTATTAGCAATGATGGGGAAAGTAAAAAATGCAGTCTATATCTCTAAAGCACTATCTAATGAAGAAAGAGAAAATAACAAGAAAGGTGGTGCAATCACTATAACTAAAGCTAAGCGCAAGCTCCTAGTTGATATAAAGGATGATAAACCAGTTGTTAATATATCCTTAAAACTTAATACAGTTATAAATGAATACAAGTGGAATAAGAGTTATGACGAAAAATTTCAAGAATCTATTGAACATATTATAGAAAGAGATATAAAAAATGTATGTGAGCAAACGCTGAAGTACACTCAGGAGGTAGGCAGTGACCCATTGGGTGTAGGAGATATAGTCCGTGCAAAGCATAATAATTACTGGAAGAAAGTTAATTGGGAGAAGGACTATAAAAATGTGATATTCGATATTAGTGTTGATATCGATATAAGTAATCATGGAGTTATAAAGTAA
- a CDS encoding GerAB/ArcD/ProY family transporter → MNDSRHDITSTQLMALLVSAEIGAGIVTLPSILAQKVGHDGWISIIITGFLCIAVGLIIMNLLKSYSDKTIFQINDIIYGKILGFILNFSFLLYLVFIAGMTLRVFMEIVNIIVLKLTPPLVITVIISISTVYGVAKGLKVIARFSVMLYFSYFIMILTLLMAIKYTRYTYLLPVGYAGLSNIANGVKISAYSFLGFELVAVIYPNIKNKDKAATYMCLSIAITTLYYVMAVVVTTAMFGETKLAMLVFPIYNLEQSLNIPVIERFDIFYIMFWFPTIASSVRAYFFSAYYGITKVFKIRMKKLLIFALAVAVIAISRVPRNFEAMYDYLKFGGNLGIFLIFIINITFLISFVKRRWLI, encoded by the coding sequence ATGAATGACTCAAGGCATGATATCACCTCTACCCAATTAATGGCTCTGCTGGTTTCAGCAGAAATCGGAGCAGGAATTGTCACTTTGCCATCCATTTTAGCTCAGAAAGTTGGTCATGATGGTTGGATATCAATTATTATCACAGGCTTTCTGTGTATAGCTGTGGGATTAATAATTATGAATTTATTAAAAAGCTACTCTGATAAAACTATATTCCAAATAAATGATATAATATATGGGAAAATTTTGGGGTTTATACTTAATTTTAGTTTTCTGCTATATTTAGTGTTCATTGCCGGTATGACCTTAAGAGTTTTTATGGAAATTGTCAATATTATAGTTCTTAAGCTTACGCCTCCATTAGTAATAACCGTTATTATATCAATATCTACAGTATATGGAGTAGCTAAAGGATTAAAAGTTATAGCTAGATTTTCTGTTATGCTTTATTTTTCTTATTTCATAATGATATTAACGCTTTTGATGGCAATTAAATACACAAGATACACCTATTTGCTTCCGGTTGGCTATGCTGGCTTAAGTAATATTGCAAATGGAGTAAAAATAAGTGCTTACTCATTTCTTGGCTTTGAATTAGTAGCTGTAATATATCCAAATATAAAAAATAAAGACAAAGCTGCTACCTATATGTGCCTGTCTATAGCTATTACAACTCTATACTATGTAATGGCGGTAGTTGTTACAACTGCTATGTTTGGAGAAACAAAATTAGCTATGCTTGTATTTCCAATTTACAATCTTGAACAGTCCTTAAATATCCCGGTTATTGAAAGATTTGATATTTTTTACATAATGTTCTGGTTCCCAACAATAGCTTCTTCCGTACGTGCTTATTTTTTTTCAGCCTACTACGGTATAACAAAAGTTTTTAAAATCAGAATGAAGAAACTTTTAATTTTTGCTTTGGCTGTCGCTGTAATAGCAATAAGCAGGGTACCAAGAAATTTTGAAGCTATGTACGATTATTTGAAATTTGGAGGGAATCTAGGGATTTTCCTAATATTTATCATCAACATAACTTTCCTTATATCTTTCGTGAAAAGAAGGTGGCTAATATAA
- a CDS encoding spore germination protein, which produces MSTSKELSVCLNENLRVLNTSFKDCPDVIQKLVTLKQMKKGCFIFIKDYVNSDLLQRDFIRPLLSMDYYMVANKNIIEYLPTLNNFICTDMEKVITSVLEGKTVFLLDGANFAVVCDLVDIENRAITEPEGEKNVKGSRDGFIESLSTNITLLRRRIKSSRLKFRHIVLGNVTHQNLAIAYIEEIANPEILSILYSKIKDIGTDGLISMGQVEQLITESKYSLFPQHVSTERVDKAVAALLEGRLVVLLEGTPIVLIAPISLFSLIQAPDDYSANWIASTVVRIIRILGMITTLILPGLYVSITAFQYYLIPIDILTTLARSRTGVAFPPAVEALVMEFTIQMMREASIRLPTYIGTTLGIVGGIIIGQAAVAAGIVSNVFIIVVGIMAIASYVTPDNNLGLALIVIRIIILIMSSMFGILGITVCLVLLAMHLLSLESLGQPYLSPIMPFKLRDLKDTFIKLPLSFMNKRPHITQPTNKNRGDNNE; this is translated from the coding sequence TTGAGCACAAGTAAAGAGTTATCTGTTTGTTTAAATGAAAACTTAAGAGTTTTAAATACTAGTTTTAAAGATTGCCCAGATGTTATTCAAAAACTAGTAACGTTAAAGCAAATGAAGAAAGGCTGTTTTATTTTCATAAAAGATTATGTGAATTCTGATCTGCTTCAAAGAGATTTTATAAGACCATTATTATCCATGGATTATTATATGGTGGCAAATAAAAATATTATAGAGTATCTTCCAACTTTAAATAATTTTATATGCACTGATATGGAAAAGGTAATAACCTCCGTACTAGAAGGAAAAACTGTATTTTTATTAGACGGAGCTAATTTTGCAGTTGTTTGTGATTTAGTAGATATAGAAAATAGGGCTATAACTGAACCTGAGGGAGAGAAAAATGTGAAGGGTTCTCGTGATGGCTTTATAGAATCTCTATCTACAAATATTACCTTATTAAGAAGAAGAATAAAGAGCAGTAGATTAAAGTTCAGACATATAGTTCTAGGAAACGTAACTCATCAAAATCTGGCCATAGCTTACATTGAAGAGATAGCAAATCCGGAGATATTAAGTATTCTTTATAGTAAGATTAAAGATATTGGTACTGATGGGTTGATATCTATGGGGCAAGTTGAACAGCTTATAACAGAGTCTAAGTATTCCTTGTTTCCTCAACATGTTTCTACAGAGAGAGTTGACAAAGCAGTTGCAGCACTTTTAGAAGGAAGGCTTGTTGTATTATTAGAGGGGACTCCCATTGTACTAATAGCTCCAATTTCTTTATTTTCGCTTATTCAAGCTCCTGACGATTACAGTGCAAACTGGATAGCAAGTACAGTTGTTAGGATTATTAGAATCCTAGGTATGATTACTACATTAATTTTGCCAGGGCTATATGTTTCAATTACTGCTTTTCAATACTATCTAATACCTATAGATATATTAACTACACTTGCTAGATCTAGAACTGGTGTTGCTTTCCCTCCAGCTGTTGAAGCCCTTGTAATGGAATTTACAATTCAAATGATGAGGGAAGCATCCATAAGGCTCCCTACCTATATAGGCACAACTTTAGGTATTGTTGGTGGTATCATAATTGGTCAGGCAGCAGTAGCTGCAGGAATAGTAAGTAACGTATTTATTATAGTTGTAGGAATAATGGCTATAGCATCTTATGTAACACCTGACAACAACTTAGGATTGGCTTTGATTGTGATAAGAATAATCATATTAATAATGTCGTCCATGTTTGGAATTCTTGGAATAACAGTATGCCTGGTTTTGCTCGCTATGCATTTGCTTTCTTTGGAATCCTTAGGACAGCCTTATTTATCTCCTATCATGCCTTTTAAATTAAGGGACTTGAAGGATACTTTTATTAAATTGCCTTTGAGTTTTATGAATAAAAGACCACATATCACTCAACCAACTAACAAGAATAGAGGTGATAATAATGAATGA
- a CDS encoding DUF4397 domain-containing protein — protein MYYSPYTQMITNYYRQTSSNSYIRMFHALPDTPAVDINANGNLIVKDLNYKEISPYFPVSPGSYNITLYPTGQTTSPVISTVIYIPENTIFNMAAIGTAPFITLYTIPEPTTAQNFGRPCIRFIHLSPNAPAVDIKVSDGTKIFDNVGFKDITDYACLPAGTYTFTINTANTNTLVLTVPDVTLNPNTFYTIYAVGQVGKTPTLEALIVSEPR, from the coding sequence ATGTATTACAGTCCATATACTCAAATGATAACTAATTATTACAGACAAACATCATCAAACTCTTATATTAGGATGTTTCATGCTTTACCAGATACCCCAGCTGTAGATATTAATGCTAATGGAAATCTTATTGTAAAAGATCTTAATTATAAGGAAATCTCACCATACTTTCCTGTTTCTCCTGGCAGCTATAATATTACACTTTACCCTACAGGACAAACCACATCACCTGTTATAAGTACTGTTATCTATATCCCTGAAAACACTATATTTAATATGGCTGCAATTGGAACTGCCCCTTTTATTACTTTATATACTATTCCTGAACCAACAACTGCTCAAAACTTTGGGAGGCCTTGTATAAGATTCATTCATCTTTCTCCAAATGCACCTGCTGTGGATATTAAAGTGTCTGATGGTACAAAAATATTTGATAATGTAGGTTTTAAGGATATTACAGATTACGCTTGTCTTCCTGCAGGAACTTATACCTTCACAATAAATACTGCTAATACAAACACTCTAGTATTAACCGTTCCAGATGTTACACTTAATCCTAATACTTTCTATACCATTTATGCAGTTGGTCAAGTAGGTAAAACTCCTACACTAGAAGCATTAATTGTATCTGAGCCAAGATAA
- a CDS encoding redoxin domain-containing protein, with protein MPNIKIGDKAPEFSLMSSKENKVSLADFKGKKVILSFYPVAFTPVUQNQVGSLEENFDNIKNTNSVALAISIDSPYANKAWAEMIGVNNTTLLSDFWPHGKVASQYGAFRDKEGFAERANVVLDEKHNIIFHKIYALDEQPDMEEVYKLL; from the coding sequence ATGCCAAATATTAAAATTGGAGATAAAGCTCCAGAATTTAGTTTAATGAGTTCAAAAGAAAACAAGGTAAGCCTTGCTGATTTCAAAGGTAAAAAGGTGATTTTATCATTCTATCCAGTTGCATTTACACCAGTGTGACAGAATCAGGTTGGTTCTCTGGAAGAGAATTTTGATAATATTAAAAACACTAACTCAGTTGCTCTGGCAATAAGCATTGATTCACCCTATGCCAATAAGGCATGGGCAGAGATGATAGGAGTCAACAATACAACTTTGCTTTCTGATTTCTGGCCACATGGTAAGGTAGCCTCCCAATATGGAGCTTTCAGAGATAAAGAGGGCTTTGCAGAGAGAGCTAATGTTGTTTTAGATGAAAAACATAATATTATATTCCATAAAATTTATGCTCTTGACGAGCAGCCGGATATGGAAGAGGTTTATAAATTACTATAG